A portion of the Macaca thibetana thibetana isolate TM-01 chromosome 9, ASM2454274v1, whole genome shotgun sequence genome contains these proteins:
- the HPS6 gene encoding BLOC-2 complex member HPS6, with the protein MKRSGTLRLLSDLSAFGGAARLRELLAGDPAVRVRGSPDGRHLLLLRPLGTVAPQLLVAARGPGAELERAWPAGQPSPLDAFFLPWPARPALVLVWESGLTELWGAGVGPGWRLLQSTELCPGGGARVVAVAALRGRLVWCEERQAGSEGPLGPPATAFSHCVCVRTLEPSGEASTSLGRTHVLLHHCPAFGLLASCRHLFLVPTATTWPGVAHVLLIWSPGKGKVMVAAPRLGLSYSKSLNPGRGDTWDFRTLLRGLPGLLSLREPLAVHTWAPTPHGLLLLDFGGTVSLVQSHGGTRAVGILQEAPVGSRGSAALGTFQGTLACVLGSTLELLDMGSGQLLERKVLSTDRVHLLEPPAPGMEDEEELETRGSLRLLSALGLFCVGWEAPQGVELPSAKDLVFEEACGYYQRRSLRGAQLTPEELRHSSTFRAPQALASILQGHLPPSTLLTMLRTELRDYRGLEQLKAQLVAGDDEEAGWTELAEQEVARLLRTELIGDQLAQLNTVFQALPTAAWGATLRVLQLQTDGNGKLRSQAPPDVWKKVLGGITAVKEPPNGILPPFELLCQCLCRLEPRWLPPFVELAQQQGGPGWGAGGPGLPLYRRALAVLGEEGTRPEALELELLLSSGRPKAVLQAVGQLVQKEQWDRALDAGLALGPSSPLLRSEIFKLLLAEFAQHRRLDAHLPLLCRLCPPELAPAELLLLLRTYLPDEVGPPTPFPEPGAEPPLTVGLLKALLEQTGTQGWPSGPVLSPYEDILWDPSTPPPTPPRDL; encoded by the coding sequence ATGAAGCGCTCGGGGACTCTGCGGCTGCTCTCGGACCTGAGTGCCTTCGGCGGCGCGGCGCGGCTCCGGGAGCTGCTGGCCGGGGACCCAGCGGTACGAGTCCGCGGCAGCCCGGACGGCCGCCACCTGCTGCTCCTGCGACCCCTGGGAACGGTAGCCCCGCAGCTGCTGGTCGCGGCGCGAGGGCCCGGCGCGGAGCTGGAGCGGGCCTGGCCGGCAGGCCAGCCCTCCCCGCTGGACGCCTTCTTCCTGCCGTGGCCAGCGCGGCCGGCGCTGGTGCTGGTGTGGGAGAGTGGCCTGACCGAGCTGTGGGGCGCGGGCGTGGGGCCTGGCTGGCGACTGCTGCAGAGCACCGAGCTGTGTCCGGGCGGGGGAGCCCGCGTGGTGGCAGTGGCGGCGCTCCGAGGCCGCCTGGTGTGGTGCGAGGAGCGCCAAGCCGGGTCCGAGGGCCCGTTAGGGCCGCCAGCAACTGCTTTCAGCCACTGTGTGTGCGTCCGGACCCTGGAGCCCAGCGGGGAAGCTAGCACCAGCCTGGGCCGCACGCACGTCCTGCTGCACCACTGCCCCGCTTTCGGGCTGCTGGCCTCCTGCAGACACCTCTTCCTGGTGCCCACTGCCACCACCTGGCCTGGCGTGGCCCACGTTCTACTCATCTGGAGCCCAGGCAAGGGCAAAGTGATGGTGGCTGCCCCACGGCTTGGCCTCTCCTACAGTAAGAGTCTGAATCCTGGACGAGGGGACACGTGGGACTTCCGGACCCTGCTCCGAGGCCTTCCTGGGTTGCTGTCCCTCAGAGAGCCACTGGCTGTACACACCTGGGCCCCAACTCCCCACGGCCTGCTGTTGCTTGACTTTGGGGGCACTGTGAGCCTAGTGCAGTCCCACGGTGGTACCCGGGCAGTGGGCATCCTGCAGGAGGCACCTGTAGGCTCTCGGGGGTCTGCAGCCCTAGGCACATTTCAGGGCACTCTGGCCTGTGTGCTGGGCTCCACATTGGAACTGCTGGACATGGGCAGTGGGCAGCTGCTGGAGAGGAAGGTCCTAAGTACAGACAGGGTACATCTGCTGGAACCGCCAGCCCCCGGCATGGAGGATGAGGAAGAGCTGGAGACCCGAGGGAGTCTTCGTCTGCTTTCAGCCTTGGGTCTGTTTTGTGTGGGCTGGGAAGCCCCACAGGGTGTTGAGCTGCCTTCAGCCAAGGATCTGGTGTTTGAGGAGGCTTGCGGGTACTACCAGCGGCGGAGCCTGCGGGGTGCCCAGCTCACTCCAGAAGAACTGAGACACAGCAGCACATTCCGGGCACCTCAGGCCCTGGCCTCCATCCTCCAGGGCCACCTGCCCCCATCTACACTGCTGACCATGTTGAGGACCGAACTTCGGGATTACCGAGGCTTAGAGCAGCTGAAGGCCCAGCTGGTGGCTGGCGATGATGAGGAGGCTGGTTGGACTGAGCTGGCGGAGCAGGAAGTGGCACGCCTGCTGAGGACCGAGTTGATAGGAGACCAGCTGGCCCAGCTCAACACTGTTTTCCAGGCCCTTCCTACAGCAGCCTGGGGTGCCACCCTCAGGGTCCTGCAGCTCCAGACAGATGGGAATGGCAAGCTGAGGTCCCAAGCACCCCCTGATGTGTGGAAGAAAGTATTAGGGGGAATAACCGCTGTAAAGGAACCCCCCAATGGGATACTGCCCCCCTTTGAACTCCTCTGCCAATGTCTGTGCCGGCTGGAGCCTCGATGGCTGCCACCTTTTGTGGAGCTGGCTCAGCAGCAGGGTGGGCCGGGCTGGGGGGCAGGGGGCCCGGGACTGCCCCTGTATCGCCGAGCCCTGGCAGTGCTAGGTGAGGAGGGGACCAGGCCTGAGGCTCTGGAGCTAGAGCTGCTCTTGAGCAGTGGGCGGCCCAAGGCTGTGCTCCAAGCTGTCGGGCAGCTGGTGCAAAAGGAGCAATGGGATCGGGCTCTGGATGCAGGCCTGGCCCTCGGCCCCTCCAGTCCCTTGCTTCGAAgtgaaatcttcaaactgctgcTGGCCGAGTTTGCCCAGCACCGCCGGCTTGATGCTCACCTCCCCCTCCTTTGCCGCCTGTGCCCACCAGAACTGGCTCCAGCTGAGCTCCTGCTTCTACTGAGGACATACCTCCCAGATGAGGTGGGGCCCCCTACCCCATTTCCTGAGCCTGGAGCAGAGCCCCCTCTCACTGTGGGCTTACTCAAAGCCCTGCTGGAGCAGACTGGGACTCAAGGATGGCCCTCAGGCCCAGTTCTAAGCCCATATGAGGACATCCTATGGGACCCTAGCACTCCACCCCCGACCCCACCTCGGGACCTATGA